In the genome of Deltaproteobacteria bacterium, the window CCTCCCACTGCTGGTGAAGCGGTACGGCAAATCGGTGAAGAAACGGATCTTCACCCTCGGGGAGAGATTTCGCGAACTCGACGACTACCTCGAGGCCGAGGCGCAAAAGTGGATCCGGAAAAGCATGCAGAAAGGAACCGGGCGGGGAAATGATGGCCCGATCCGTTTCCGCAGGGAGACGTATTCCGCACTACCCACCGTCCTGCGGGTGAAGATCCTGCAAAGGATCTGTTTCGACCGGCTTGGAGTCGCGCCGAACGAACGGTTGCTGAATGCGATGGACAGGAACGTCTCTCACGGTGGCCCCTCCGCACGCGTGAACGCAGGCAAGGGGTGGAAACTGGCCAACCGGTACGAAGAGGCGTTCTTCGTGCCGGGAGAAAGCGGGAAGGACCGGAAATCCGCGGTATCGGCGCTTGGGAAAAAAGCGCCGACCTCGCTTGCCACTCCCGGGGAGGTTGAAATTCCGCTTGATCCAAAAGGTCGGATCGTTACGCTCTCCTGGGAATCTCAGGGGAAGCGTACCCCGGCGCAGGCGAAGCGCCTCGCGGCGAAGGGGGACGCCGAGGTGTTCGACGCGGCCGGCCTGACGTTGCCGCTCACGGTTCGCCCCTTGCGGGCCGGGGACCGGATCCGGCCGTTCGGTGGGAGCGCCGGCAGGAATGCGCGGGACGGCGAGAAGAAGGTGAAGGAGATCCTGATCGACCGGAAGATACCGCGGGACGATCGGTGGGGGCGCCCCGTCCTCTGCGACGCGGGTGGCGCGATCCTGTGGATCCCCGGCGTCCTCCGATCCGCCCACGCCCCGGTGACCCCGGAGACACGGAAGACCGCGCTTCTGCGGATCCGCGCGACGAAATAGACAACGCCTGATCCTGTGCTAAAATAATCCGTCACTATCCGGGAGGGTTTTCGATTCCCCGACATCAAGGAGAACCGTGCGCTTGAACCAGTTCTATAGAAACCTGGCAATCTGGATGCTCATCGCCCTGGCGATGGTCTTCCTCTTCAACACCTTCAACTCCAAGAAGGTCGAGCTCGAGGAGGTCTCCTTCTCGGCGTTCACCAAGAACGTCGACGAGGGGAAGGTGAAAGAGGTCACGATCAAGGGGCAGGAGATCACCGGCAAATACGTCGAGAACGCGGGGAAGGACAAGAAGGCCTTCCACACCTACGCCCCCGACGATCCCGACCTCGT includes:
- the tilS gene encoding tRNA lysidine(34) synthetase TilS: MPPEGKRSKHRVVVAAVSGGPDSVYLLLGKLAQEKGIKVGIGHVNYGMRGKDSLKDQVLVENIGKELGYKTEILVVDRGKFPGGRAGIRGRFPAGFEKKAREIRFRFLKDLSEKAGAEAIALAHTADDQVETILMRVFEGAGIGGLKGIPRETGDGIVRPILDEWKEDILNYLKKRKIPYRIDRSNFDIRFERNWVRNVLLPLLVKRYGKSVKKRIFTLGERFRELDDYLEAEAQKWIRKSMQKGTGRGNDGPIRFRRETYSALPTVLRVKILQRICFDRLGVAPNERLLNAMDRNVSHGGPSARVNAGKGWKLANRYEEAFFVPGESGKDRKSAVSALGKKAPTSLATPGEVEIPLDPKGRIVTLSWESQGKRTPAQAKRLAAKGDAEVFDAAGLTLPLTVRPLRAGDRIRPFGGSAGRNARDGEKKVKEILIDRKIPRDDRWGRPVLCDAGGAILWIPGVLRSAHAPVTPETRKTALLRIRATK